From Pirellulales bacterium:
CGGCCACGTGTCGTCGCGGGGCACGTTCCTCGGCGTGCAAATATTGCTCGTGAATCCAGCGATATTCGCCGTCGGGGGGCGTGATCTTGTACCATTCCGGTTTGCCGCCGGTCTCGCTGCGCGGCTGCTCCTCGGCCAGCTCGACGGTGTCGCCGCGCTCGAGAATGATCTGCACGGCGTCGCGGCGCGCATAGAAACGGCTGCCGACACCGATTTCGGCGCGCTCGTCTTTGATCCGTGCCGTGCCATTCGGGCCGATCTGGACCGAGTCGACCGACACCAGGCTGAAGCTGCCGCGCGGCGGCCGTATGCGACACCAGCCGCCGGCGTCGTAGCCGAGAACTTCTACGCGATCGCCACGGCGCAGAATATCGGTGGCGTAGTATTCCGTGCCCGGCCCGCTGCGCACGTGGACGCTGTCGGCGTCGATCGTGGCCTCGAATGGCTCGGCGGCGTGGGCAGCAAGAGCGGTCGACAGCGCAAGCGCCATCACCGCCAGCCGCGCGACCCAATTCGCAGTGCTGAAGAGAGCCATGAATCCGCGCACTCGTTCGGCAGGCCGTGCCGCGCGCAAAACAGGCAAGCGCCGCACAGGCTCCGAGGCAAAAACGTGATCGATTAGCGCAAGGTAGTTAGCACGCCAGAACGGCGTCTTGTTTCGAGAGGAGGCGAGTAGATAGCTGAACGCCCGTCACGGTGCAAGATCAATCCGCCCCCGGCCCGCCCCAACGCCACCACAGAGGGCGCGGGGCGGGCGACAGCAGCCCATCCGCTAGCGGCTGCCGAACAGCCGCGGTCGCCAGAGCCTGGCCGGCGGACGGTGTTTGATCTTCGCGGGTTGGAACCGCAGCTCGCCTTGCAAGAAATTCTCGGTCTCGCGCAGAAATTTCTGCCGCAGCTCGGCCGTGGTGCGTTGTCGTCGTTTATTTCGTAAGGGAGGTTCGGAAAGTAACACGGTTGACTGCCCTCGTATTAAAGCCGCGATCGAGCGCAATCGCTTCGACGCCGCTTGGTTTGTGAATCCGTGGAAATAAAAAAGGCCCGACTGTCTGGCGTGACAATCGGGCCTTCTTGGAAAGCCTGACGGATTCCTGGTCCGAATCGTCACGTCGCAGGAGGCTGTGCCGTGCGGTGCATGCCGAGCGCGCTGTCCCACGCGCTGCGGTCGAAGTCGCCAGCGGCGGTCATGGCCATGAAGACTTTCACCGGGAATCTCCGCGTGACTGATAATCCAGGAAGATCAAATCGACGGGTTTTCCGGCCTGGCGCCCGGAAACATCCGCCGCACAGGAGATAGAGAGCCGCCGGTTACGGACAAGGTTCGCGCGGCAGGAAAACGGCCCGGCGTAATAACTATTGACCGAACACCGACGAGAATCTTGTAGAATCTCTACAGAAAAAGCGCCATCGATCGGCTTTATCTCATGTCCAACGTCCCCACCAGAACTTGGAAAAGCCGGTTTCAGTTCCGGTTGAGCACGTGGCTGGTGCTGATCGGGATCATGGCATGGGAAATGGCGCTTCGCCCTCGGGCTCGTTTGATCTACTCGACTTCGTGGACCGGATATAGCGAGTTTGGAACTCGCGTGGATGATTACGCCACGTGGACGTTTCAAATGTCGGGCAACTCGGCCGGCGAAAATGTCTTCTTTGGCGCCGTGCTCGAAATCAGTCCTTTTCCAGCAGTGCTGTACCCGGCTCTCGCCGTGCTTACCTTCATCGCTTGGAAGTTCTTTCAGCAAAGACGCATGCGGCGGTGCGAGCGGGCAATCGATGCGCCGGGGCGCTCGTGATGTGAATACACCAACTCGAAGCGCTGGCGAGGGTGTTTCGGCGACGGGAGCACAAGGTTAAACGCCCCTTGCTTGCGCTGCGGGCTGGTAAGCAATCCGTGTGCCGCGTGCCATGCTTTTCGCCGCAGGCGATAAGCATGCCGTTTCGGGGTTTGTCACGAAACGGGTTTACGGAACCCTGACTTGCGGCGCGGACTAAATCCGTCCAATCGGTTGCCGCGAGGGCGCGGAGCAGGAGACCGATCGCCTCATTGACAGCTTTCAGCGTTATTGCGACCTTTCGTGGCACCCACCGCCAAGCTGCAGAATTAGTTCTTCGCCGATGCCGCCATCAATGGCGGTAAACGTGTCCTCGCCGCACCTGGTGAATCCGCACTTCTGCAAAACCCGAATCGATGCGATATTCTGTTTTGCGACCCGTGCGTAAAGTGGTCGCGCTGTCGCGTGCATCAAAAACTGTGACAGCGCCGCACTGGCGATACCCCGACCCCAGTATTCTTTTCCGAGCCAATAGCCGACTCTCGGTTCGCGGCATTGTTCCCAACCAACGACGTTTCCGGCTACTTCTCCCTTCACGACAATGGTCTTGAGGATGGTGGTCCCGTCGGACATGATTTTTGCCCAGTGGACCATGAATTCGTCGCGCGCACGAGCAGGGAAAGCAGCCATACACGTCGCGTCCGGGTCGAGCTGTTGCTCGAAGAAGATCGGGAGATCGCTCGCATCGACATCTCGTAAAGAAACATCGTTCATGCGTCCGCTCCATCCACGGGGCACAATTGTCGCAACGGTCGGCCGAGCTGCGACCCGCAACGCGCCAACGCTCCGCGCCACTTACGCCAGAATCTCGCGCACCACGTTCCCGGCCACGTCGGTCAGCCGGAAATCGCGCCCTTGAAAGCGATACGTCAAGCGCGTGTGGTCAATGCCAAACAGATGCAGCATCGTGGCGTGCAGATCGTTGACGTGTACCGGATTGTCGACCGCTTTGTAGCCCAATTCGTCGGTGGCGCCGTAGCTGATGCCGGGCTTGATGCCGCCGCCGGCCAGCCACATCGAGAAGCCTTGCATGTGATGATCGCGGCCGTTGCCCTGCGCCATCGGCGTGCGGCCGAATTCGCCGCCGTAGACGATCAACGTCTCGTCGAGCATGCCGCGCTGCTTCAAATCGGTGATCAAAGCCGCGGCGCCGCGGTCGACCTCGGCGGCTGTTCCCTTGACGTGCTCCTTGACGGCGCCGTGATGATCCCAGTCGCGATGATAGAGCTGAATGAACCGCACGCCACGCTCGGCCAGGCGACGGGCGAGCAGGCAATTAGCGCTGAACGACCCGTCGGCGCCCTGCGTGCCATACATCTCCATGACGTGCGCCGGTTCGTCCGACACGTCGAGCAAGTGCGGCACGCTGGCCTGCATGCGGAAGGCCATTTCGTACTGGCTGACCCGCGTGGCGATCTCGGGATCGTCCAAGGTTTGATTCGCCTGCGTGTTGAGCGTCTTCACCGCGTCGACCAGCTCGGACTGTCGCTCGCGATCCACTCCCGGCGGATTGCTGAGATACAGCACCGCGTCCCCTTTGGAGCGGAATTCGACGCCCTGAAACCGGCTTGGCAAGAACCCGCTGTGCCACATCCGCGCGGCGATCGGCTGTGCCTGGCCGAACTTGCCCAGTGAAGTCATCACGACGAAACCGGGTAGATCGTCGCTGTCGCTTCCCAGCCCATACGTCAGCCAGGCCCCCATCGATGGCCGGCCCGAGATCGTGGTGCCGGTGTTCATGAAGGTGTGGGCCGGATCGTGATTGATAGCGTCGGTGTGCAGCGAGCGAATGATGCACAGCTCGTCGGCCACGGCGGCCAAATGCGGAAAGACGCTCGAGATTTCCTGGCCCGACTGACCGCAGCGCACAAACGGATGTTGCGGCGCCAGGCACGTCAGCTTCGCGTTTTGCAACTGCGCGATCGGCTGCCCCTTGGTGTACGACTCGGGCATGGGCTGCTTGTCCATCGCAGCCAACTTCGGCTTGTAGTCGAACGTCTCCAGGTGCGACGGACCGCCGGCCATATACAGATAGATGACGCGCTTGACGCGCGGGGCGAAATGCAGCGGTCGGACCACGCCTGGCCACGGACCATCGGCAGGCACGGCGGGCGCTGTCGGCAAGTCGCCAGCGCGCAGCAAGTTCGGCGCGCCGAGCGACGCCAGCGCGAGCGCTCCGACGCTGGTGCCCGCGCGCCCCAGAAACGTGCGGCGGCAGATTTCGCGCTTCAAAGCGTCACGGTCGGTTGAGTTGAGCCGGTGCGGAGCATTCATACTGATTCACGTCAACGAGTATTCTGGGTGCCACTGGTGGCTTGTCCACCAGTGTTTTTCATGGAAGCCTTGCACTGGTGGGCAAGCCACCAGTGGCACACAGTTGCTGACTCGAGGTCTTGTTTCACATTCCGAAAGGGTCGCCTTAATATCGCGAAATTGTTTCGTGCAGATTCAGAATCGCCCGTGCGACCGACGTCCAGGCCGCCAGCTCCGCAGGATCGAGATCCGCGGGCACGCGCCATTCGCCTACGGCGATCAGCTTGCGTGCCTCTTCGACGTTCGCCGAGTAGTGCCGTCGATGCTTTTCCAAGAGCGCGACCAGCACGCGCAGCTCATCCCCCGTGGCCGGCCGCGTAGTAGCGTGGCGAAACGCCCATTGAATGCGTTCTTCCGGCGGTAGCGCGGCTTGCCGTAGCATGTTTTCGGCAAACACCCGGGCCGTTTCCACGAAGATGGGGTCGTTCAACAGCACCAGGGCCTGCGTCGGTGTGTTCGAGCGATTGCGCTCGGCAGTACACTCCTCGCGCGTTGGCGCGTCGAAGGCCAGCAGGCTGGGATGCAAGAACGTCCGGCACCAATAGGTGTACAACCCGCGGCGATACAAATCCTGGCCGTGGTCGGCTTCATATTCGCGCACCGGAAAGTTCAGATGCGCCCAATAGCCGCGCGGCTGATACGGCTTGACGCTGCGACCGCCGATCTTGTCGACCAAGAGTCCGCTGATGGCCAGCGCGTTGTCGCGCACCATCTCGGCGTCGAGCCGGAACCGCCCCTGCCGCGCGAAGAGCAAGTTGTACGGATCCGCGTGCAATGCCTCGGGCGAAGCATGAGACGATCGGCGATAAGCGTGCGAGCTGGTGATCAGCCGCAGCATGTGCTTTACGTCCCAGCCGCTGTCGATGAACTCGGCCGCGAGAAAATCGATCAATTCCAGGTGCAGCGGCCAGGAGCCTTGCGCGCCCAGGTCGTCCAAGGGTGCGGTCAGCCCGCGGCCGAAGGCCAACTTCCATAGCCGATTCACGAACACGCGGGCCACGAGCGGGTTGTCGCGGGCGATCATCCAATTCGCCAGGTCGAGCCGCGTTGCCCGCCGCCCATCGACATCGAGCGGCTTCAGGAATCCTGGCGTGGCTGGTGACACGACCTCGCCCGACTCGTTCAGCCAGTTACCGCGCGGCAGAACGCGCGTCACACGTGGCTCGCCCGCCATCGCCACCAGCGTGCGCAGGATGCCGTCGTCGACCTCCTTGCGCTGTTTTTCGAGCGCCGCCAACTGCTCGCGCGCGGGATTCAGAAGCGGTGCAATGCCGCGATGGTGCTTCGCGATCGTTTTTCGTTCGTCGTCCGTGCGCTCGGTCGGCGCCTTGGCGACGATCGGTGCGATGTCGGCCGGCACGTCGGCCTCGATCA
This genomic window contains:
- a CDS encoding GNAT family protein; the protein is MNDVSLRDVDASDLPIFFEQQLDPDATCMAAFPARARDEFMVHWAKIMSDGTTILKTIVVKGEVAGNVVGWEQCREPRVGYWLGKEYWGRGIASAALSQFLMHATARPLYARVAKQNIASIRVLQKCGFTRCGEDTFTAIDGGIGEELILQLGGGCHERSQ
- a CDS encoding DUF1501 domain-containing protein, which translates into the protein MNAPHRLNSTDRDALKREICRRTFLGRAGTSVGALALASLGAPNLLRAGDLPTAPAVPADGPWPGVVRPLHFAPRVKRVIYLYMAGGPSHLETFDYKPKLAAMDKQPMPESYTKGQPIAQLQNAKLTCLAPQHPFVRCGQSGQEISSVFPHLAAVADELCIIRSLHTDAINHDPAHTFMNTGTTISGRPSMGAWLTYGLGSDSDDLPGFVVMTSLGKFGQAQPIAARMWHSGFLPSRFQGVEFRSKGDAVLYLSNPPGVDRERQSELVDAVKTLNTQANQTLDDPEIATRVSQYEMAFRMQASVPHLLDVSDEPAHVMEMYGTQGADGSFSANCLLARRLAERGVRFIQLYHRDWDHHGAVKEHVKGTAAEVDRGAAALITDLKQRGMLDETLIVYGGEFGRTPMAQGNGRDHHMQGFSMWLAGGGIKPGISYGATDELGYKAVDNPVHVNDLHATMLHLFGIDHTRLTYRFQGRDFRLTDVAGNVVREILA